GAGCAATTATTTTTCCCCAAGACCTGGCAGTTTCAGGGGTGTGCACAGGAGTCCACAGTGAGGAATTTAGCAAAGTCTAAGTGCTAATCCTCTTCTCCAACCCTTGCCCTGAGTTTGCCCACAGGCTGTTTGATTCCACAGGAGGCCAGGGGAGCTCTGATGTGGGAGATGGGTTCTAGGTCTGCTCCTTTGGCTCCTCTCTCTTCGGTCCCtatgagggggtggggagactgGCTCATTCATTATCTTGATATGGTGTAGTCATGAGGGTGCTGGAAACTCTGTGCATTGACAGGGCAGGGAGGAGTCCCAGATTGAGGGCCTTTCAGCTGCACTGCTCCTGATGCAGGAACAGCTGCTGGGGCCATCACTGGGATGAAGGAGACTCTCAGAGGGCAGCAGGTCTTGGCCATGGCTCAACTGCAGGTGCCCAAGAAAAACTAGTTAACAATAAACTCAGTCAAGCAGGGTTCCACAGGGATTCAAGGTAAGGGTGATTATTAGGACCAGCCAGGCCATAGGGTTAGTTCTGAAGGCAGTGATCTGTAGCAGTGAGCAGATCTTGAAGTATATTGTGGCATCTGGGGCTGCTAGGCCTGTGAGGCTGTAGGTGAGCATGTGCTGGCCCAGCCTACAAAGGGCTCCCAGTCACCCCCCAAAATGCTGCTCCACCTGCAGCTTCATAGGGAAGAAAGTATGACTGCTGATCACCTCACAGGAGATGCCTGCCCACATTGGTGGCCTTTATTTGATGCAAGCCGAATTTAGAGAACTTAGGGTTCAGAGCTTCTGGAAGCTTCCAACTCTGTGTTCAACCTGGAGTCCACTGATGCCACCAGGATAGACTGTCCTCTTCTGTAACTTGAAGTCGAGGTGCAGTATCTGGGGGGCCAGTGGGCTGCCCAACTTGGACACCTCCACGGACCAAGGACCTGCCACTCCATTTCCCAGAGCAACGGCTGAACTTGCTCTGCCATTTTCATGATGTGGTATGTTCCGGTTTGCAGTACAGCAGGCTCCCCATTCTTtgtggtggggaaggggacagTGCTAGAAGAGGTGGTGTATGTGAAGGCACACACGTTGTTTTATCTCTGATTTCTACTGAGAGCAATGAAGGACCCAAGATGGAAAAGGAACTATACCTGCAGGAACAGAGTATTACTAAAACTTTTGAGCATGGACAGTGCCCTGCCAGAGAACATCATAATGCTTTTGACCACCTCCTGACCCATGGAATGACCCCACAGATAGCTCACCACTCTCAAAATGGCAGTCTTTAAATAGTGGGGTAACACAGAAGGACGAGGGGAAATCCCTACTTTTAAATGCAAAAGCAGAAATTCAAAGCTGTTTATCTGTGAACACAGTTGATACTTTCAGGAAATTGGACACAAAAGGGCAGGGACTAGGATACAGTGGTTCATattccgggggtggggggtaacaAATATATACTCTAGTGCAATAGGCACAGAGGACAGTCACCCAAGGGAAACAGAATGGGCCAGGGTTTCTGAGAACTGGCTTTGGGGCTCTAACTTCTTGTGTCAGTTGCACATTAGGAAATGGCAAGTCACAGAAGTGGAGGTGGCCTAGAACACCACTAGGTGGTTGCACTGTCACGTCTGAAGCTGATCAGGCCTGACCACTGTGTGTGGGGAAGTACTGCAGAATAACTGGAGGTAATGTCTACACAAACTAAGCCCCTACCTGAAGGTACCATCCCAGTTTCAGAGTtgaggtgaggcccagaggaatTGTGTAATTCAAGAAGCTTGATTGACCTCTgcctcccgggggtggggggggggggtctagaGTTCTGAAAGTTGGGTCTGGGTGCTACATCCAGAATCACGGACTGTGTACGAAGCTAGGTCACCACATTCCCCAATGGAAAATGGGGTGATAATAAGTGACACGAGGTCACCGGTTAGGAGGTGCTAAATCAAGAGACCCACTATTCAAATGAGCTGTCCCAGAATACAGGTAAGCAGCCAGTGGACATGTAAGTCGGGGAGATCTGACAAGATGGTTTGAAACAGAAGGTGGGAAACATAATTTAACTCTGGGGCCAATGCATGCGTGACTGCACTTTCCTTATGCTGGGAAAGTGGGTGGGGCGAGAACAAAGGGTTCCATTAAAAGTAGAAACCCTCTTATATAAGAGAAGTGAATGAAATGCTTATAGAccaatttcttactttttttcttcctttgcttcttgaTCTGATCTTTTACAATTTTACAATCTCTCTTAAGAGTCAAAATGCAAATTTGATCAACTTATTTCTATCTTGCTAATGAAGCTTCATTTTGGTCATGATACTTGATAATTTAggctaaataaatattactgCTATTAAATTGAGGCAGTTCTGAACTAGGAGGAATGCATGCCATTCTTAAATTCTCAAACCCATAATACCATGAAGGTTgattttcagtaaataaaaagACCATCTTCAGGTAAGCTTTCATGGCTATTTTCTGGAACGAACACTCTTACATTCAATAATGAACATACTTAGTCTCAAAGCTCTGCCATATAAACTATAATCCTATCACTTTTCTCCAATGTGATGTCTCTGATGCTGAATGAGGTTTGCAGTCTGGttgaaagctttcccacatttattacatttatagggcttctctcctgtgtgaatcCTCTGATGTTGGGTAAGGTGTGTGCTTCGAATAAAGGCTTTGCCacagattttacatttataaggttttTCTCTAGTGTGGATTCTCTTATGTTGAGTGAGGGCTGAATGGTCACTGAAGGCTTTCTcacatatattacatgtataaggtttctccccagtatgaattctctgatgttggGCTAGGGCTGATTGGTCCCTAAAGGCTTTCTCACACAAACCACATCTGTacggtttctctccagtgtgaattttCCGATGTCGAGCAAAGGATGAATTATCCctgaaagctttcccacattcactacacttataaggtttctctccagtatgaattctctgatgttcaGTAAGAGAAGAGTTCACcctgaaggccttcccacattcgtTACATTCAaagggcttctctccagtgtgaattctttGATGCTGAAGAAAACTTGTGCTCTGattaaaggctttcccacattcattacatttatagGGCTTCTCTCCACTATGAATATTCTGGTGTTTGGTAAGATGTGCCCTGCACACAAAGGCTTTGTCACATATGTTACATTTAAaaggcttctctccagtgtgtaTTCTATGATGGTGGGCAAGGTGTATGTTTCGGATAAAAGCTTTTCCACATAAGTTGCATTCAAAAGGTTTCTCTCCGGTGTGAATTTTCTGGTGGTAAGTAAGTGAGGAACTCACGGAGAAGGCCttgccacattccttacattcatacgGTTTCTCGCCAGTGTGAATTCTTTGGTGATGGATGAGGTGTGTACTCTGAtgaaaggctttcccacactctCTACATTCATATCGTTTCTCTTTAATAACAGTTTTCCGATTTGCATTAAGTTTTTCAGTATGGACTTTCTGATGTTTATTAAGGGTTGAACTCTTAGTGAAGACTTTTCCACACTCACTACACTCGAAGGCTTTTTTGCTATATTGAAATCTCTGACTCTGAACAAAAGATGAGCCCACAGTGTAGTGCTTCCCAGGTTCATCTCCTGCCTGGGCGCTGAAGACAGAGGGGGTTTTCTGGTGAGCAAGTGCCACCTGGCCTCCATACTGCCATTTCAA
This portion of the Canis lupus dingo isolate Sandy chromosome 11, ASM325472v2, whole genome shotgun sequence genome encodes:
- the ZNF454 gene encoding zinc finger protein 454; its protein translation is MAVQHLPTMVQESVTFKDVVVLFTRDEWAQLNPIQRALYRDVMLENYSNLVSLGLLGPQPDAFSQLGKEEEWMLEDTSGGFCVDWMTTPVSKKSTPKVDIPDQDDSHWKCDGLLKWQYGGQVALAHQKTPSVFSAQAGDEPGKHYTVGSSFVQSQRFQYSKKAFECSECGKVFTKSSTLNKHQKVHTEKLNANRKTVIKEKRYECRECGKAFHQSTHLIHHQRIHTGEKPYECKECGKAFSVSSSLTYHQKIHTGEKPFECNLCGKAFIRNIHLAHHHRIHTGEKPFKCNICDKAFVCRAHLTKHQNIHSGEKPYKCNECGKAFNQSTSFLQHQRIHTGEKPFECNECGKAFRVNSSLTEHQRIHTGEKPYKCSECGKAFRDNSSFARHRKIHTGEKPYRCGLCEKAFRDQSALAQHQRIHTGEKPYTCNICEKAFSDHSALTQHKRIHTREKPYKCKICGKAFIRSTHLTQHQRIHTGEKPYKCNKCGKAFNQTANLIQHQRHHIGEK